A region of Eschrichtius robustus isolate mEscRob2 chromosome 19, mEscRob2.pri, whole genome shotgun sequence DNA encodes the following proteins:
- the LOC137752343 gene encoding leukocyte immunoglobulin-like receptor subfamily A member 6 isoform X2, translating to MTPSLTALLCLGLRVGLRTHVQAGTLPKPTIWAEPGSVIPWGSPVTIWCQGTLGAREFRLDKEGSSGPWDRQPPLEPRDKGKFSIPHMTQPDAGRYHCYYRNLTGWSERSDPLELVVTGAHSKPTLSALPSPVVTSGGNVTLQCSSWQGLDGFILTKEGEHKSSWTLDAQRRPYGQTQALLSVGPVTPSHRWTFRCHGFNRDKPQVWSAPSDPLELLVPGVSGKPSLLTPQGPVVASGQSLTLQCRSDVGYDRFALSQEGGQALPQRPGRQPQAGLSQADFPLGPVTSTHGGRYRCYGGHSLSSEWSAPSDPLDVLVAGWFPDTPSLSVQPGPVVASGENVTLLCQSGSRTETFLLSKEGAARPPLRLRSKYRGRHIQAEFSMNPVTSAHSGTYRCYSSLSSNPYLLSNASAPLELAVSASHPQDYTVENLIRMGVAGLILLGLGILLFQAQHGHGGTQDAARS from the exons ATGACCCCCAGCCTCACGGCCCTGCTCTGCCTCG GGCTGCGTGTGGGCCTGAGGACCCATGTGCAGGCAG GGACCCTCCCCAAACCCACCATCTGGGCTGAGCCAGGCTCTGTGATCCCTTGGGGGAGCCCCGTGACCATCTGGTGTCAGGGGACCCTGGGGGCCCGGGAGTTCCGTTTGGATAAAGAGGGAAGCTCAGGTCCCTGGGACAGACAGCCCCCACTGGAGCCCAGGGACAAGGGCAAGTTCTCCATCCCACACATGACACAGCCCGACGCAGGGAGATATCACTGTTACTATCGCAACCTCACTGGCTGGTCAGAGCGCAGTGACCCCCTGGAGCTGGTGGTGACAG gGGCCCACAGCAAACCCACCCTCTCAGCCCTGCCGAGCCCTGTGGTGACCTCGGGAGGGAACGTGACCCTCCAGTGTAGCTCATGGCAGGGATTGGACGGGTTCATTCTGACTAAGGAAGGAGAACACAAGTCCTCCTGGACCCTGGATGCACAGCGACGCCCCTATGGGCAGACCCAGGCCCTGCTCTCCGTGGGTCCCGTGACCCCCAGCCACAGGTGGACGTTCAGATGCCACGGCTTTAACAGGGACAAACCCCAGGTGTGGTCAGCCCCCAGTGACCCCCTGGAGCTCCTGGTCCCAG GTGTGTCTGGGAAGCCCTCCCTCCTGACCCCGCAGGGCCCTGTCGTGGCCTCTGGACAGAGCCTGACCCTCCAGTGTCGCTCTGACGTCGGCTACGACAGATTCGCTCTGTCCCAGGAGGGGGGACAGGCCCTCCCCCAGCGCCCTGGCCGGCAGCCCCAGGCTGGGCTCTCGCAGGCCGACTTCCCCCTGGGCCCGGTGACCAGCACCCACGGGGGCCGGTACAGATGCTACGGTGGGCACAGCCTCTCCTCCGAGTGGTCGGCCCCCAGTGACCCCCTGGACGTCCTGGTGGCAG GATGGTTCCCTGACACGCCCTCCCTCTCGGTGCAGCCGGGCCCCGTGGTGGCCTCAGGAGAGAACGTGACCCTGCTGTGTCAGTCAGGGAGCAGGACGGAAACTTTCCTTCTGTCCAAGGAGGGGGCAGCCCGTCCCCCACTGCGTCTTAGATCAAAGTACCGAGGTCGGCATATCCAGGCCGAATTCTCCATGAATCCTGTGACCTCAGCCCACAGTGGGACCTACAGGTGCTACAGCTCACTCAGCAGTAACCCCTACCTGCTGTCAAACGCCAGTGCCCCCCTGGAGCTCGCGGTCTCAG CCTCACACCCCCAAGACTACACAGTGGAGAATCTCATCCGGATGGGCGTGGCTGGCTTGATCCTGCTGGGCCTCGGGATTCTGCTCTTTCAGGCTCAACACGGCCACGGAGGAACCCAAGATGCAGCCAGGAGCTGA
- the LOC137752343 gene encoding leukocyte immunoglobulin-like receptor subfamily A member 6 isoform X1, translating to MTPSLTALLCLGLRVGLRTHVQAGTLPKPTIWAEPGSVIPWGSPVTIWCQGTLGAREFRLDKEGSSGPWDRQPPLEPRDKGKFSIPHMTQPDAGRYHCYYRNLTGWSERSDPLELVVTGAHSKPTLSALPSPVVTSGGNVTLQCSSWQGLDGFILTKEGEHKSSWTLDAQRRPYGQTQALLSVGPVTPSHRWTFRCHGFNRDKPQVWSAPSDPLELLVPGVSGKPSLLTPQGPVVASGQSLTLQCRSDVGYDRFALSQEGGQALPQRPGRQPQAGLSQADFPLGPVTSTHGGRYRCYGGHSLSSEWSAPSDPLDVLVAGWFPDTPSLSVQPGPVVASGENVTLLCQSGSRTETFLLSKEGAARPPLRLRSKYRGRHIQAEFSMNPVTSAHSGTYRCYSSLSSNPYLLSNASAPLELAVSGAADAIHPSQNMSDPTRASHPQDYTVENLIRMGVAGLILLGLGILLFQAQHGHGGTQDAARS from the exons ATGACCCCCAGCCTCACGGCCCTGCTCTGCCTCG GGCTGCGTGTGGGCCTGAGGACCCATGTGCAGGCAG GGACCCTCCCCAAACCCACCATCTGGGCTGAGCCAGGCTCTGTGATCCCTTGGGGGAGCCCCGTGACCATCTGGTGTCAGGGGACCCTGGGGGCCCGGGAGTTCCGTTTGGATAAAGAGGGAAGCTCAGGTCCCTGGGACAGACAGCCCCCACTGGAGCCCAGGGACAAGGGCAAGTTCTCCATCCCACACATGACACAGCCCGACGCAGGGAGATATCACTGTTACTATCGCAACCTCACTGGCTGGTCAGAGCGCAGTGACCCCCTGGAGCTGGTGGTGACAG gGGCCCACAGCAAACCCACCCTCTCAGCCCTGCCGAGCCCTGTGGTGACCTCGGGAGGGAACGTGACCCTCCAGTGTAGCTCATGGCAGGGATTGGACGGGTTCATTCTGACTAAGGAAGGAGAACACAAGTCCTCCTGGACCCTGGATGCACAGCGACGCCCCTATGGGCAGACCCAGGCCCTGCTCTCCGTGGGTCCCGTGACCCCCAGCCACAGGTGGACGTTCAGATGCCACGGCTTTAACAGGGACAAACCCCAGGTGTGGTCAGCCCCCAGTGACCCCCTGGAGCTCCTGGTCCCAG GTGTGTCTGGGAAGCCCTCCCTCCTGACCCCGCAGGGCCCTGTCGTGGCCTCTGGACAGAGCCTGACCCTCCAGTGTCGCTCTGACGTCGGCTACGACAGATTCGCTCTGTCCCAGGAGGGGGGACAGGCCCTCCCCCAGCGCCCTGGCCGGCAGCCCCAGGCTGGGCTCTCGCAGGCCGACTTCCCCCTGGGCCCGGTGACCAGCACCCACGGGGGCCGGTACAGATGCTACGGTGGGCACAGCCTCTCCTCCGAGTGGTCGGCCCCCAGTGACCCCCTGGACGTCCTGGTGGCAG GATGGTTCCCTGACACGCCCTCCCTCTCGGTGCAGCCGGGCCCCGTGGTGGCCTCAGGAGAGAACGTGACCCTGCTGTGTCAGTCAGGGAGCAGGACGGAAACTTTCCTTCTGTCCAAGGAGGGGGCAGCCCGTCCCCCACTGCGTCTTAGATCAAAGTACCGAGGTCGGCATATCCAGGCCGAATTCTCCATGAATCCTGTGACCTCAGCCCACAGTGGGACCTACAGGTGCTACAGCTCACTCAGCAGTAACCCCTACCTGCTGTCAAACGCCAGTGCCCCCCTGGAGCTCGCGGTCTCAG GAGCAGCTGACGCCATCCACCCATCACAAAACATGTCAGATCCCACGAGAG CCTCACACCCCCAAGACTACACAGTGGAGAATCTCATCCGGATGGGCGTGGCTGGCTTGATCCTGCTGGGCCTCGGGATTCTGCTCTTTCAGGCTCAACACGGCCACGGAGGAACCCAAGATGCAGCCAGGAGCTGA